A single Diachasmimorpha longicaudata isolate KC_UGA_2023 chromosome 10, iyDiaLong2, whole genome shotgun sequence DNA region contains:
- the LOC135166832 gene encoding uncharacterized protein LOC135166832 isoform X1 produces MDYKSVCEKIIENTKEFEDSDKDEIEKRLTFLLEEGSKVPADSEDSAVALPDYFDDEKFRLGQEVFAKNIFTMMIAKLSGLLVLLAVPSILDVLRFTKQSGTPCAAFRRYAATILHTCIWYKSIPNLGIKFFESVLNVRKKHCIASRRCFEAGIGKISQRDMALTQFGFMGFSLLCAKPLGIDMSDKEAEGLLHFWRVIGHMLGTDERFNLCNGSINDSKALCRRLLEAVFIPNLAKNTKHFDEMSKALLKGLWPINPFIDIHAYKAMTYRLTLTAVSNNNTIIINNNNDNNNSLTFSDKSMPIHSRLILNSQLFVHRYLLQTRFWWSRIFRAFFNSLMRMAIYLSEKFPFLAYCIFGRKQSHFNIYKFNFE; encoded by the exons ACAAAGATGAGATTGAGAAACGATTGACTTTCCTTCTGGAGGAGGGATCCAAAGTTCCAGCGGACTCAGAAGACTCTGCAGTTGCACTTCCTGATTATTTCGATGATGAGAAATTTCGATTGGGTCAAGAAGTCTTCGCGAAGAATATATTCACCATGATGATTGCTAAATTATCAGGATTATTGGTATTGCTGGCTGTACCTTCTATTCTTGATGTTCTACGATTTACTAAGCAAAGTGGTACCCCATGTGCTGCATTTCGACGATATGCTGCAACGATATTACACACATGCATTTGGTATAAGAGTATACCCAATCTGGGCATAAA ATTCTTCGAATCGGTGCTAAATGTACGGAAGAAACATTGCATCGCCTCCCGTCGTTGTTTTGAAGCcggaattggaaaaatatctcaacGGGATATGGCCCTCACTCAATTCGGCTTTATGGGATTCAGTTTACTATGTGCAAAACCTTTGGGAATTGACATGAGTGATAAGGAAGCCGAAGGACTTCTTCACTTTTGGAGAGTAATTGGTCACATGTTAGGCACAGACGaaag ATTTAATTTGTGCAATGGAAGCATAAACGACTCAAAAGCTCTCTGCAGGAGACTATTGGAAGCTGTATTTATACCAAATCTTGCCAAAAACACAAAACACTTTGACGAAATGAGCAAAGCTTTGCTCAAGGGTTTGTGGCCTATAAATCCTTTCATCGATATTCATGCTTATAAAGCTATGACGTATCGCTTGACGTTAACTGCAGTATCCAATAAtaatactattattattaacaataataatgataataataattcactcACCTTTTCTGATAAATCCATGCCCATTCACAGCAGACTTATACTAAATTCGCAGTTGTTCGTTCATCGATACCTTCTGCAGACTCGATTCTGGTGGTCCAGAATATTCAGGGCATTTTTCAATAGTCTAATGAGAATGGCCATTTATTTAAGTGAGAAATTTCCCTTTTTAGCATATTGCATATTCGGAAGAAAACAATcgcattttaatatttataaattcaattttgagtAA
- the LOC135166832 gene encoding uncharacterized protein LOC135166832 isoform X2, producing the protein METSDKDEIEKRLTFLLEEGSKVPADSEDSAVALPDYFDDEKFRLGQEVFAKNIFTMMIAKLSGLLVLLAVPSILDVLRFTKQSGTPCAAFRRYAATILHTCIWYKSIPNLGIKFFESVLNVRKKHCIASRRCFEAGIGKISQRDMALTQFGFMGFSLLCAKPLGIDMSDKEAEGLLHFWRVIGHMLGTDERFNLCNGSINDSKALCRRLLEAVFIPNLAKNTKHFDEMSKALLKGLWPINPFIDIHAYKAMTYRLTLTAVSNNNTIIINNNNDNNNSLTFSDKSMPIHSRLILNSQLFVHRYLLQTRFWWSRIFRAFFNSLMRMAIYLSEKFPFLAYCIFGRKQSHFNIYKFNFE; encoded by the exons ACAAAGATGAGATTGAGAAACGATTGACTTTCCTTCTGGAGGAGGGATCCAAAGTTCCAGCGGACTCAGAAGACTCTGCAGTTGCACTTCCTGATTATTTCGATGATGAGAAATTTCGATTGGGTCAAGAAGTCTTCGCGAAGAATATATTCACCATGATGATTGCTAAATTATCAGGATTATTGGTATTGCTGGCTGTACCTTCTATTCTTGATGTTCTACGATTTACTAAGCAAAGTGGTACCCCATGTGCTGCATTTCGACGATATGCTGCAACGATATTACACACATGCATTTGGTATAAGAGTATACCCAATCTGGGCATAAA ATTCTTCGAATCGGTGCTAAATGTACGGAAGAAACATTGCATCGCCTCCCGTCGTTGTTTTGAAGCcggaattggaaaaatatctcaacGGGATATGGCCCTCACTCAATTCGGCTTTATGGGATTCAGTTTACTATGTGCAAAACCTTTGGGAATTGACATGAGTGATAAGGAAGCCGAAGGACTTCTTCACTTTTGGAGAGTAATTGGTCACATGTTAGGCACAGACGaaag ATTTAATTTGTGCAATGGAAGCATAAACGACTCAAAAGCTCTCTGCAGGAGACTATTGGAAGCTGTATTTATACCAAATCTTGCCAAAAACACAAAACACTTTGACGAAATGAGCAAAGCTTTGCTCAAGGGTTTGTGGCCTATAAATCCTTTCATCGATATTCATGCTTATAAAGCTATGACGTATCGCTTGACGTTAACTGCAGTATCCAATAAtaatactattattattaacaataataatgataataataattcactcACCTTTTCTGATAAATCCATGCCCATTCACAGCAGACTTATACTAAATTCGCAGTTGTTCGTTCATCGATACCTTCTGCAGACTCGATTCTGGTGGTCCAGAATATTCAGGGCATTTTTCAATAGTCTAATGAGAATGGCCATTTATTTAAGTGAGAAATTTCCCTTTTTAGCATATTGCATATTCGGAAGAAAACAATcgcattttaatatttataaattcaattttgagtAA